From one Xyrauchen texanus isolate HMW12.3.18 chromosome 17, RBS_HiC_50CHRs, whole genome shotgun sequence genomic stretch:
- the LOC127657613 gene encoding zinc finger BED domain-containing protein 4-like, which translates to MVVKDLQPFTIVEDEGFRAFVNKLDPSYVLPSRKVLKTMVSERYNTTKEKTMEDLQKAEFVSLTADMWSSINMDGYLGVTCHYITPEATMATVLLGVRRFYQTHTAQHLMEAKALLMAEWGITSKVHCMVTDNASNMILSAQLLNLRHVPCFAHNLNLIVKKALDQTPVINEIRQKARKIVGLFRSSCKAKDKLVEMQSLMGRPSLKMIQEVETRWNSTFDMLQRLYEQREPVAAALANLNSDTAPLTSLEYDIIQQSLTLLQPFKLATTEMSEEQRVSASKLIPLYRMLQHKLAQKKEMQRRNQLYN; encoded by the coding sequence atggtggtgaaggatctgcagcccttcaccatcgtggaggatgagggtttcagggcctttgtgaacaagcttgatccaagctatgtcctcccatcccggaaggtgcttaaaacaatggtcagcgaaaggtacaacacaaccaaggagaagacaatggaggacctacaaaaggcggaatttgttagccttacggctgacatgtggtcttccattaatatggatggatatcttggtgtaacatgccattacataacaccagaggcaacaatggcaactgttttactgggtgtaaggaggttttaccaaacccacacagcccagcatctcatggaggctaaagccttgctaatggctgagtggggaataacctccaaagttcactgcatggtgactgacaatgcatccaacatgatcctaagtgcccagctactcaaccttcgccatgtcccatgttttgctcataatttgaatttgatagtgaaaaaggccctggatcaaaccccagtcatcaatgaaattcgccagaaagccagaaagatagtggggttgttcagatccagctgcaaagcaaaggacaagcttgtggagatgcagagcttgatgggcagaccaagtctgaaaatgatacaggaggttgaaacgagatggaacagcacattcgacatgctacaacgcttgtatgagcaacgtgagccagtggctgctgcacttgccaatttaaacagtgatactgctcccctgacaagtcttgagtatgacattattcaacagtcattgacacttcttcaaccattcaaactagcaacaacagagatgtcagaggaacagagagtgtctgcttcaaagctcataccattgtacaggatgttgcagcacaagcttgcacagaaaaaggaaatgcaacgcaggaatcaactgtacaattag